A portion of the Neorhodopirellula lusitana genome contains these proteins:
- a CDS encoding acetolactate synthase: MSFGSDVETPYETMRGREFPAIRQFTIFLENRVGQLLEVVRRFEGTGIRIVALSINDAAECAFVRFLISDADRGREILERSGLAIIETDLIGVELPEGPQPLLRVCTALLQAELNIIQAYPLIVRPHGKAAVAIMVEGIDMAMKTLNDKGFRIITEADLADDDVHGDPL, from the coding sequence ATGAGTTTTGGTTCCGACGTGGAAACCCCTTACGAGACCATGAGGGGGCGTGAATTTCCCGCAATTCGCCAATTCACCATTTTTCTGGAGAATCGCGTCGGTCAACTGCTTGAAGTCGTTCGCCGTTTTGAAGGCACCGGCATCCGAATAGTGGCCCTTTCAATCAACGATGCTGCTGAATGCGCGTTTGTGCGATTTTTGATCAGTGACGCTGATCGTGGCCGAGAAATCCTCGAACGCTCCGGTCTGGCAATCATCGAAACCGATCTCATCGGCGTCGAGCTCCCCGAGGGACCGCAACCGCTGCTGCGAGTTTGCACCGCATTGTTGCAAGCCGAACTGAACATCATCCAGGCCTATCCGCTGATCGTTCGCCCGCATGGCAAAGCCGCTGTCGCCATCATGGTTGAAGGAATCGACATGGCCATGAAGACGCTCAACGACAAAGGATTCCGGATCATCACCGAAGCGGATCTGGCCGACGACGACGTCCACGGCGACCCGCTCTAA
- a CDS encoding ferrochelatase, which yields MTDLPPYDSFLLVSFGGPEGPEDVMPFLENVLRGKNVPRERMLEVAEHYKHFGGVSPINQHNRDLMTAIKQDFAKEGIELPIYWGNRNWKPYFAETLAQMKADGCKRTLAFFTSTFSSYSGCRQYRENIIEAREQVGEDAPVVDKLRMGFNHPGFIGAMSESVQQAAQSIDKSVEDTHVLFTAHSIPMGMADNCEYEKQLREACWLVAEMAGVSSYDLVYQSRSGPPSQPWLEPDVLDWIAETDDKSKLESLVILPIGFVSDHMEVMFDLDEEAADLCLDRGIKMARAASAGTHPSFVSMISDLVKERLGLKTDRAALGDLGPWHDVCPQDCCLYTPRRPTGPPSGKHPVGQHPTGQRPSN from the coding sequence ATGACTGATTTGCCTCCCTACGATTCGTTCTTGTTGGTTTCTTTCGGTGGCCCGGAAGGCCCCGAAGACGTAATGCCGTTTCTCGAAAATGTACTGCGTGGCAAGAACGTGCCTCGCGAGCGAATGCTGGAGGTTGCCGAACACTACAAACACTTCGGCGGCGTCAGTCCCATCAATCAACATAATCGCGATTTGATGACGGCCATCAAACAAGACTTCGCAAAGGAAGGCATCGAGCTTCCTATCTATTGGGGCAACCGAAACTGGAAGCCTTATTTCGCGGAGACATTGGCGCAAATGAAGGCCGATGGTTGCAAGCGAACACTGGCGTTCTTCACCAGCACGTTCAGCAGCTACAGCGGCTGCCGACAATATCGCGAGAACATCATCGAAGCACGCGAGCAAGTCGGCGAAGACGCACCGGTCGTCGACAAGTTGCGTATGGGTTTCAATCACCCCGGCTTCATCGGTGCGATGTCGGAAAGTGTTCAACAAGCAGCTCAATCAATCGACAAGTCCGTCGAAGACACGCACGTGCTGTTCACCGCTCACAGCATCCCGATGGGGATGGCGGATAACTGCGAGTACGAAAAGCAACTGCGTGAAGCGTGCTGGCTAGTCGCGGAAATGGCGGGCGTGTCGTCCTACGATCTGGTTTACCAAAGTCGCAGCGGCCCTCCATCCCAACCGTGGTTGGAACCCGACGTCCTGGATTGGATTGCAGAGACAGACGACAAATCGAAACTGGAATCGCTTGTCATCCTGCCAATCGGTTTCGTCAGCGATCACATGGAAGTCATGTTCGACCTGGACGAAGAAGCCGCCGACCTGTGCCTGGATCGCGGCATTAAAATGGCCCGAGCCGCCTCCGCCGGAACCCACCCCAGTTTCGTCAGCATGATTTCGGACCTGGTCAAGGAACGCCTCGGCCTCAAAACGGATCGAGCCGCCCTGGGTGACCTCGGCCCCTGGCACGACGTGTGCCCCCAGGATTGCTGCCTATACACACCACGACGTCCAACGGGACCACCATCCGGCAAACATCCCGTGGGCCAACACCCAACCGGTCAACGCCCGTCCAACTAG